The proteins below are encoded in one region of Reichenbachiella sp. 5M10:
- a CDS encoding CBS domain-containing protein, producing the protein MTRDVITVDASDTIREVFNVFAQIKIRHVPVLEDRALVGIISHSDIAGLSQDASDTDFSKVDSLLDVMTVKQLMKGNPVTLPVHHTIKQAADIFLQGHFHALPVTDHNELVGIVTTTDLIKYMIRLSD; encoded by the coding sequence ATGACCCGAGATGTCATCACTGTAGATGCGTCAGATACCATTCGCGAAGTATTCAATGTTTTTGCTCAGATCAAAATTCGTCATGTGCCGGTGTTGGAGGATCGCGCCTTGGTGGGTATTATTAGTCATTCGGATATCGCTGGATTGAGTCAGGATGCAAGTGATACGGATTTTTCCAAAGTAGACTCACTTCTCGATGTGATGACTGTGAAGCAATTGATGAAGGGCAACCCAGTGACCCTACCTGTACATCATACGATCAAGCAGGCGGCAGATATTTTCTTGCAGGGGCATTTTCATGCATTGCCCGTCACGGACCACAATGAACTCGTGGGTATCGTGACGACAACCGATTTGATCAAATACATGATACGTCTAAGCGACTGA
- a CDS encoding MFS transporter: MNPKKSRISVSIFFLIHGINLASWASRIPDIKAAMDINDAQMGTLLLVMPISSLLGLASAGWILRSFDNKVPLIYAMISQCIALAAIGLSTNLIALAASLFFMALSFRIGGIAMNTQAVILQKSYAKPINGSFHAMWSFGGILAVGLTSLMITLQVPTASHLTWAAVGMGAVSLISYPYLPSGDRATEGSKIKMGKPDKPLFLLGILILLASFCEGGMFDWSGVYFKDVVHVEVYTAGYFTFMVCMTIARLLLDQMIARVNKKTIYIVSSLSIVTGILLAVLLPFTVPAMLGFSIVGMGTAVVVPTTFLLAGDSPKYSAGMAISIISSYSIVGMLFGPPLIGFMSEAFGLQFSFLFFAAMGLLILPVSLLYFSAVQKAGSVA; the protein is encoded by the coding sequence ATGAATCCTAAAAAGTCTAGAATATCTGTCAGCATTTTTTTCCTCATCCACGGTATCAACCTTGCCTCTTGGGCTTCTCGCATCCCAGACATCAAAGCAGCCATGGACATCAATGACGCTCAAATGGGCACACTACTCTTGGTCATGCCGATCAGTTCGCTACTCGGACTAGCCAGTGCAGGATGGATACTGAGGAGTTTTGACAACAAGGTTCCACTGATCTACGCCATGATTTCTCAGTGCATCGCTCTAGCTGCCATAGGTCTCAGTACAAACCTCATCGCCTTGGCTGCTTCATTATTTTTCATGGCTCTCTCCTTCCGAATTGGGGGCATAGCTATGAATACTCAAGCGGTCATCTTACAAAAATCCTATGCCAAACCCATCAACGGATCGTTTCATGCAATGTGGAGTTTTGGAGGCATATTGGCCGTTGGGCTTACCTCTCTGATGATTACTCTCCAGGTTCCTACTGCTTCTCACCTGACTTGGGCAGCCGTCGGCATGGGAGCGGTCTCATTGATTAGCTACCCATACTTACCCTCTGGAGACCGAGCTACTGAAGGATCAAAAATCAAAATGGGCAAACCAGACAAACCACTCTTTTTGCTGGGTATATTGATTCTCCTAGCTTCCTTTTGTGAAGGAGGTATGTTTGATTGGAGTGGTGTCTACTTCAAAGACGTTGTACACGTAGAAGTGTACACGGCAGGCTACTTCACCTTCATGGTTTGTATGACTATCGCCCGCCTGCTCTTGGATCAAATGATTGCAAGAGTCAATAAAAAAACCATCTATATCGTCAGTTCACTATCTATTGTGACAGGCATACTTCTGGCTGTACTCCTTCCATTCACTGTACCAGCTATGCTCGGCTTCTCTATTGTCGGGATGGGTACCGCAGTGGTGGTACCGACGACTTTCCTACTTGCAGGCGACTCCCCAAAATACTCTGCCGGCATGGCCATCTCGATCATCTCTAGCTACAGTATCGTCGGTATGCTCTTCGGACCGCCCTTGATAGGTTTCATGTCAGAAGCCTTTGGACTGCAATTCTCTTTTCTGTTCTTTGCTGCTATGGGGCTACTGATCCTACCTGTATCGCTACTCTACTTCTCGGCAGTACAAAAAGCAGGATCAGTCGCTTAG
- a CDS encoding chondroitinase-B domain-containing protein yields the protein MKTIPSTSRGQAYCVLVFLWLLCMTVPQTFAADYTVNSASQFNALSLSPGDVVTWIDGTYSNDANITFTANGTASNPIILKAESPGGVVFTGEMTMDISGDYVIVDGFYWNGGASANNHVEFRKSSAYANNSTIRNCAFNNLTPSGTDKHRWIVFYGTNNTVENCSFLNKNSPGALLLVELEYNDFSPVGHQIRNNYFYNYVKRDPSTTHSGDSETIRVGTSEFQDKSASVTVEGNYFYKADGENEIITNKSANNTYRNNTFRRCRGSLVMRHGASATVEGNFFLGEGVEGTGGIRITDSYHVITNNYFQDLISTGDKWNNGITLVGGSSTSGGTDNGYQKVDDIVIAFNTLYNVESPIFYNDRSSYDPTGILAYNLVYSTLSDIVGGDISGTGQGMTYEGNLFGGSTIGISNSGITEGNANFSASGEIFKPNSSGLAANAAGSSYSATVNFDIEGRTRPNSNMDIGAHEVSGGSGSATFAPHTHNMVGVSVGACFLDATGGSLSQCGVVSDYLTVSTLDEFTSAAGDKTATISANVNWSAVTSQSWITISPSNGSNNGHLTVSVSANSSASPRTGSVTVSGTGVSASTILVNQAGYSAPIAVTGVSLSPSTATIGIGGTLQLSAAVSPTNALNQQVSYSSSNTSVATVNNAGVVAAVSVGTATITVTTDDGSYTDNSTVTVTAPSTNTNLAESKPISGTGTADGSNIVENLVDGSTTTRWSVSGFPQTATIDLGAIYSLESTEVTCYNDRAYQYTVSVSTDGSNYSQVVDRSSNSTPGTDSSPIIDNFSAVNGRYIQVTVTGAEVYTGSWVSLTEFRIFGEAVTNTVDVSSVSLSPSSVTLFVNDTQQLSATVSPYNASNQDISYSSSNTAVATVNGSGLVTAQGTGSATITVTTDDGGYTASSTITVTPVQTNSNVALYKTATSSSEQSHNPASHLVDGDPDSRWSAQTYPQWVVVDLGSIHTINGTEVICYNDRAYQYTIEASSDGSNYAQIVNRSSNTTGGSNSAPISDSFASTNARYIRLSVSGANGYSGDWASIEELRVFGYSAARILSDHTESVSLDLTPKLSAYPVPATNVLHVVLATPEDFQKLEILDMMGRILHATKVSNETTTLDVSNLHQGMFFVRAYKNDNSIEILRFSK from the coding sequence ATGAAAACCATTCCCTCAACCTCAAGAGGACAGGCTTACTGTGTTCTTGTGTTTTTGTGGCTACTGTGCATGACCGTACCACAAACTTTTGCTGCAGACTACACGGTCAATTCAGCCAGTCAATTCAACGCTCTAAGTCTGTCTCCCGGCGATGTAGTCACATGGATCGACGGCACCTACAGCAACGACGCAAACATCACCTTCACTGCCAACGGCACAGCATCGAACCCTATCATTCTCAAAGCAGAAAGTCCAGGCGGTGTGGTATTTACAGGAGAAATGACCATGGACATCTCGGGTGACTATGTGATCGTCGATGGCTTCTACTGGAACGGCGGAGCAAGTGCCAACAACCATGTCGAATTCAGAAAAAGCAGTGCGTATGCCAACAATTCCACCATCCGCAACTGTGCCTTCAACAACTTGACCCCCAGCGGCACGGACAAACACCGCTGGATCGTATTCTATGGCACAAACAATACCGTAGAGAACTGTTCTTTCCTGAACAAAAATAGTCCGGGCGCATTGCTTTTGGTTGAGCTAGAATACAATGACTTCAGTCCCGTAGGGCATCAAATTCGCAACAACTATTTTTACAACTATGTCAAAAGAGACCCCAGTACGACTCACTCAGGAGATAGCGAAACCATCCGCGTGGGCACAAGTGAGTTTCAAGACAAAAGTGCAAGTGTGACCGTAGAGGGCAACTACTTCTACAAAGCAGATGGAGAAAACGAAATCATTACCAACAAAAGCGCAAACAACACCTACCGAAACAATACCTTCCGTAGATGCAGAGGTTCTCTAGTGATGCGTCACGGGGCAAGCGCTACAGTGGAAGGCAACTTCTTCCTTGGTGAAGGAGTCGAAGGCACAGGAGGCATCCGTATCACGGACAGCTACCACGTCATCACCAACAACTACTTCCAAGACCTAATCAGTACAGGTGACAAGTGGAACAACGGTATCACTCTTGTAGGGGGATCATCCACCTCTGGAGGCACAGACAATGGTTACCAAAAAGTAGACGATATCGTAATAGCATTCAATACGCTCTACAATGTCGAGTCCCCAATCTTCTACAACGACCGATCAAGCTATGACCCGACAGGAATACTCGCCTACAACCTCGTGTATTCTACACTATCAGACATCGTAGGGGGAGACATCTCCGGCACAGGGCAAGGCATGACCTATGAAGGAAACCTCTTCGGTGGTTCTACAATTGGCATATCCAACTCAGGCATCACCGAAGGCAATGCTAACTTCTCTGCCAGTGGCGAGATTTTCAAGCCCAACAGCTCCGGCCTAGCTGCCAACGCCGCAGGCAGCAGCTACAGCGCGACCGTCAACTTCGATATCGAAGGACGCACTCGTCCCAACTCCAACATGGACATAGGAGCACACGAAGTCTCTGGTGGCAGTGGCAGTGCCACATTTGCTCCGCACACCCACAATATGGTTGGTGTTTCAGTGGGTGCTTGTTTCTTGGATGCAACAGGTGGTTCGCTGAGTCAATGCGGAGTAGTGAGCGATTATTTGACAGTATCCACACTAGATGAATTCACCTCTGCAGCTGGAGACAAAACCGCCACCATCTCTGCCAATGTAAACTGGTCTGCGGTCACCAGCCAATCATGGATCACGATCAGCCCAAGTAATGGATCAAACAATGGCCATCTCACCGTATCCGTATCGGCCAACTCCTCTGCATCCCCGCGAACAGGCTCCGTAACTGTCTCAGGAACGGGAGTATCCGCCTCAACCATCCTCGTCAATCAGGCGGGGTATTCCGCTCCCATTGCAGTCACAGGAGTAAGCCTCTCACCAAGTACCGCTACGATAGGTATTGGCGGCACGCTGCAACTCTCGGCTGCTGTATCTCCAACCAACGCACTAAACCAACAAGTCAGCTACAGCAGTAGCAACACTTCCGTCGCTACAGTCAACAACGCCGGTGTGGTCGCTGCTGTATCGGTAGGGACTGCAACAATCACAGTCACGACCGATGATGGCTCCTACACGGACAATAGTACGGTCACTGTCACTGCTCCATCTACAAACACAAATCTCGCAGAAAGCAAACCAATATCAGGAACTGGCACGGCAGACGGATCCAATATCGTAGAAAACCTCGTCGATGGCTCTACAACTACAAGATGGTCCGTGTCCGGTTTTCCACAGACTGCCACCATTGACTTGGGGGCGATCTACAGCTTGGAAAGCACCGAGGTAACTTGCTACAATGACCGAGCGTACCAATACACTGTCTCCGTATCAACAGATGGGAGCAACTACTCCCAAGTGGTCGACCGCTCATCCAACAGTACTCCTGGTACCGACTCCAGTCCGATCATCGACAACTTCTCTGCCGTCAATGGTAGATACATCCAAGTGACCGTCACTGGCGCAGAGGTATACACAGGATCCTGGGTGAGTTTGACAGAGTTCAGGATATTTGGTGAAGCCGTGACAAATACTGTAGACGTATCTAGCGTGTCATTGTCCCCCTCTAGCGTCACGTTATTCGTAAACGATACACAGCAGCTGTCCGCAACAGTCAGCCCATACAACGCAAGCAACCAAGACATAAGCTACAGCAGCAGCAACACGGCTGTCGCAACCGTCAATGGCTCAGGTCTAGTCACCGCTCAAGGAACGGGGTCAGCAACGATCACCGTAACAACAGACGATGGAGGATACACAGCCAGCAGTACCATCACGGTAACTCCTGTCCAAACAAATTCTAACGTGGCACTATACAAGACCGCAACCTCCTCTAGCGAACAGTCACACAACCCCGCCTCCCACTTGGTAGATGGTGATCCAGACAGTAGATGGTCTGCACAGACCTACCCCCAATGGGTCGTAGTTGACCTAGGGTCAATACACACCATCAACGGCACAGAGGTCATCTGCTACAACGACAGGGCCTACCAATACACGATCGAAGCATCCTCGGATGGGAGCAACTATGCACAAATAGTCAACCGCAGCAGCAACACTACGGGCGGATCCAACTCCGCTCCAATCAGTGACTCATTTGCCAGTACCAATGCGCGATACATCCGTCTCTCCGTATCAGGTGCCAATGGCTACAGTGGAGATTGGGCGAGCATCGAAGAGTTGAGAGTATTCGGGTATTCTGCTGCACGAATCCTGTCCGACCATACAGAGTCCGTGAGCCTGGACTTGACCCCAAAGCTGAGCGCTTACCCAGTGCCTGCGACCAACGTACTCCACGTCGTACTCGCAACACCTGAGGACTTCCAAAAACTAGAAATATTAGACATGATGGGTAGGATTTTGCATGCGACCAAAGTCTCTAACGAAACAACCACGCTGGACGTCAGCAACCTACATCAAGGTATGTTCTTCGTCAGAGCATACAAAAACGACAACAGCATCGAAATACTAAGATTTTCAAAATAA